From a single Lytechinus variegatus isolate NC3 chromosome 9, Lvar_3.0, whole genome shotgun sequence genomic region:
- the LOC121421073 gene encoding cysteine and glycine-rich protein 1-like isoform X2: MPLGGGKKCPRCGKTVYAAEEIKTNSFSYHKLCHRCFLCDTGLDSKTVSPHDDELYCKRCHARKYGIKGIGFGIGGGALGMDEGEQLGNVPDPSLRGAPAIAAAYAHSDLTGVSGMGGDRCPRCGGSVYAAEKKIGANNTWHSKCFTCFMCNKRLDSTTLADKDGEIFCKGCYGKGFGPKGVGFGGGAGALATE, translated from the exons ATGCCTTTAGGTGGAGGAAAAAAATGCCCCCGATGTGGAAAGACAGTGTACGCAGCAGAAGAGATAAAAACCAATTCATTCTCCTACCATAAACTGTGCCACAGATGCT tCCTGTGTGACACCGGTTTGGACTCCAAGACAGTTTCGCCCCACGATGATGAGCTCTACTGTAAGAGATGCCACGCCCGTAAGTACGGCATCAAGGGTATCGGGTTTGGTATTGGAGGAGGGGCCCTTGGCATGGACGAAGGCGAACAACTCGGAAACGTTCCAGACCCAAGTCTAAG GGGAGCTCCAGCAATCGCAGCAGCGTACGCCCATTCCGATCTGACGGGAGTCTCAGGGATGGGCGGTGACCGTTGCCCGAGGTGCGGCGGATCTGTCTACGCAGCAGAAAAGAAAATTGGAGCAAACAAT ACTTGGCACTCTAAGTGTTTCACTTGCTTCATGTGTAATAAGCGGCTGGATTCCACCACCTTGGCCGATAAGGACGGCGAAATCTTCTGTAAAG GCTGCTACGGGAAAGGATTCGGGCCCAAAGGAGTCGGATTCGGTGGAGGCGCTGGTGCCCTGGCCACGGAATAA
- the LOC121421073 gene encoding cysteine and glycine-rich protein 1-like isoform X1, translating into MPLGGGKKCPRCGKTVYAAEEIKTNSFSYHKLCHRCFLCDTGLDSKTVSPHDDELYCKRCHARKYGIKGIGFGIGGGALGMDEGEQLGNVPDPSLRGAPAIAAAYAHSDLTGVSGMGGDRCPRCGGSVYAAEKKIGANNTWHSKCFTCFMCNKRLDSTTLADKDGEIFCKGCYGRGFGPKGVGFGMGAGSLAMAD; encoded by the exons ATGCCTTTAGGTGGAGGAAAAAAATGCCCCCGATGTGGAAAGACAGTGTACGCAGCAGAAGAGATAAAAACCAATTCATTCTCCTACCATAAACTGTGCCACAGATGCT tCCTGTGTGACACCGGTTTGGACTCCAAGACAGTTTCGCCCCACGATGATGAGCTCTACTGTAAGAGATGCCACGCCCGTAAGTACGGCATCAAGGGTATCGGGTTTGGTATTGGAGGAGGGGCCCTTGGCATGGACGAAGGCGAACAACTCGGAAACGTTCCAGACCCAAGTCTAAG GGGAGCTCCAGCAATCGCAGCAGCGTACGCCCATTCCGATCTGACGGGAGTCTCAGGGATGGGCGGTGACCGTTGCCCGAGGTGCGGCGGATCTGTCTACGCAGCAGAAAAGAAAATTGGAGCAAACAAT ACTTGGCACTCTAAGTGTTTCACTTGCTTCATGTGTAATAAGCGGCTGGATTCCACCACCTTGGCCGATAAGGACGGCGAAATCTTCTGTAAAG GTTGCTATGGCAGGGGCTTCGGGCCCAAAGGAGTCGGCTTTGGCATGGGTGCCGGTTCGCTTGCGATGGCAGACTAG